A segment of the Cellvibrio sp. KY-YJ-3 genome:
ATTTGCTCGGCAATATCGGTTTGGGAGTTTATAAATCAAGCGATGCGCTCAATTGGCAGCGCCAAAGCAGTAATTTATTGGATATTCCCGGCACAGGTGTTGACGATCAAAATGGCGGCCATCACCCCGAGGTGATTGTGAGTGGCGAGCGCGCATTTCTTTATTATTTTGTGCACCCCGGAGTAAATGCTGAGAGTGTTTATGAGAAAGAGCCGGCATTGGATGTCAAACGCAGTTCAATCCAGGTGGTGGAATTGCAGTATGTTGATGGTTGGTTAGTCGCACAACGCAATAATCCTACTTATGTGTCGCTGCTGCCTGGCAGCACACGACAATAATGTTTCCGTGTTAACAATCAGGTCGCCTCACCATGTTGTATAAAAGACTGTTGCTCAGTATTGGGCTATTGTATTTTCTTCTGGTTGCAATCACCGCGCAGGCACAGGCGCAAACAAAATTTAACTGGGTTGATAGCCGCGCGCACAGTGGCGATTTCCCTTTGGTTGCAAAGAAAAAACCAGCGCCCATTGTGGTGGCAGCAGAAGATTTTAAGGTGGTGGAGATTGCCGCACAGGATTTGGCGCAAGATATCAACAGGGTTACTGGCCACAAACCGCTCATAGTAAGCACAAACCAAAATGCATTACAGGATTTAAAAACCCCGGCGGTATTTATCGGCACTTTGGGGCGTAGCCCGTTTATCGATAATTTGGCGGCGACTGGCAAGTTGGATGTGAGCGAGTTGCGCGGCAAGTGGGAAAGTTTTCTTATCACTGTTGTTGAGCAGCCTCATGCAGGAATGAAACGCGCACTGGTGATTGTGGGTAGCGATAGGCGTGGCACCGCCTATGGGGTTTATGAGCTTTCACAGGCAATTGGTGTGTCGCCCTGGTATTGGTGGGCAGATGTGGTACCAGAGAAAAAGCCTGCACTTTATGTAAGTGCGGGAATGCGTCAGTTCGGGCCGCCTTCCGTAAAATATCGAGGTATTTTTATTAACGATGAAGGTTGGGGTATTCATCAGTGGGCGGCAAAAACCTTTGAACCGGAAAACGGTGTTATAGGGCCAAAAACCTATGAAAAAATGTTTGAATTAATGTTGCGCTTGAAAGCGAATACGCTCTGGCCAGCAATGCACCCGGTGACCAAACCCTTCAATGATTTTCCACAACATGCACAGCTCGCTGACGACTATGCGATTGTGATGGGGTCATCCCATGCCGAACCCATGCTGCGCAACAACGTGGGAGAGTGGAAGTTGCCGCAAGAACACTACAATTATCTGTCTCATCGCACACAGGTGCAGGGTTATTGGGAAGCGCGGATGCAAACCAATGGCAAGTTTGAAAATATCTACACTATGGGTATGCGCGGTATTCATGACTCCTACATGCAGGGCCCCAGAAACGATGCGGAGCGCATTGAGCTGCTGCAGAAAATATTTACTGATCAGCGGACACTCATAAAAAAATACACGCAGCAACCAGTTGAGCAAGTACCGCAAATGTTTTGCGCCTACAAAGAAGTATTGGGTTTATATCGCCAGGGTTTACACGTGCCGGACGATATTACTATCGTCTGGCCGGACGATAATTTTGGTTACATGCGCAATTTTTCCAATGCCGAAGAGCGTAATCGTGCAGGCGGATTTGGGGTTTATTACCATCTCTCCTATTTGGGGGCGCCTATGGCGTATCTTTGGTTGAACACCACACCACCTGCATTAATTTGGCAGGAAATGCATAAGTCCTATGCCATGGGTGCCGACCGTATCTGGATCGCTAATGTGGGCGATTTAAAACCGGCGGAAATAGGTACCGAATTATTTTTGCAAATGGCGTGGGATATCAATCGTTGGCAATTACATAACCAGCAAGATTTTTTACGCACATGGGCGGCGCGCGAATTTGGCGATAAATACGCAACAGAGATTGCGGGTTTAATGCGCGACTACTATCAACTCAACTACCAGCGCAAACCTGAGCATTTGCAGTGGTGGTTGCCGCGTAGCTCACCGCGGTTGAGCGATTTAAATGCAACAGAGCGCAGTGAGCGTATAGAGGCATTTCAGCAACTGCGTTTGCGCACTGAACAGCTGCGTAAAAAAATAAGTGATGCAAAGCAATATGCGTTTTTTCAATTAGTAAGTTACCCGATCAATGGCTCTGCGCTGGCGAATATTCGCTTTCTGCAAGGCGAACGCGGCAATAAAACGGCCGCTTTGGCGGCGGATGCACAGCTGAATGAAGAAACTGCGCTGTGGAGTAACTGGTTGGTGGATGGCAAATGGAAACATTTTATGGCGGTGGAACCCGCCAGCAGCGAATGGGATAAATACCGTATCGCCCCGTGGGAAATGCCGAAGGCGCCTCCTCATCACACCGCCAATACCGAATCAGTTACATCAGCAAAAACACAAAAACCGCGTTACTCATTTGCACTGGAAGCTGAAAACTTTAGCCGCAAACTGGATCGCTCTGGTACTGGTTGGCAAGTAGTTGCAGGGCTGGGGCGCACCGGAAAAGGTGCAGTAGCGCTTTACCCGGTGACTGCACCCGCGAGCAATATTGATAAGTTGCCACAGCAAGCGCCGCGTTTGGAATACGACGTCAACTTTCCCAAGACTGGTACAGTGACCCTGCATTTTTATTTAATTCCCACTCATCCATTAAGTGGCAATAAATTACGTTTTGCGGTGGCGCTCAATAATCGCCCTGCGCAATTGGTGGAACTGGATGTAAACGATGGCAGTACTGAATGGGCACAGGGTGTACTTAATGCTACACGTGTAGTGAGCGGCAACATGGAGGTAACAACAGCCTCACAAACCGGCACACAAACCTTACAGGTTTATGCTGTGGATGCCGGTGTAGTGCTGGATAAAATAGTTGTCGATATTGATGGTTTACCAGCAAGTTATTTAGGTTTGCCGGAAGAATAATGCAGTTTTTATTCAGCTATTAATTAACTGGCATCCATGTAGTTTTCGTAGTCCTTGCGTTCGGTGGCGTAATTAAATACCGGTGCCAGTGAAAAAACCTTATTACAAATAGCGCGGAAGTGCTGCAGGTTTGAATTGGCGCAACCAATTAATAGCCCATCTACATCGGGCTGGGCGATGAGGTTTAATGCGTTGTCGTGATTGACACTGCCCCCATAAATAATGGCAATTTTATTGGCCTGTGTTGCACCAAGAATATCACTCAGCAAACGGCGAATATCGGCATGAACTGCCTGTGCAAACACCGGTGTCAATGCCTGGCTACTGCTAATCGCATATGCGGGTTCGTAAACAATGTAAAGCGGTGTGTTATCGCCCAGGGTAATACCTGCAAGGGCTTGGGTTATTTGTTGGTGCAGAACCGTGTAGGTTTTACCGGCTAATTTTTCCTCCAACGTTTCACCAATACACAGTGCGGGGGAAACACCTGCGGCCAATAATTGTTTCACTTTAATGTGATAACTGTAGTTGCCTTCGTTGAGCGCCGTGCGCCGCTCGGCATGCCCTACGAGGCAGAGTTTGCAGCCCATTGCTTTGGCGGTGTGTGCGGAGAGTTCGCCAGTAAACGTGTGCGGGTCAGTATTAATATTTTTGCAGCCGATCAATAATTTATTGCTGATTTGCATGGCGAGTTGAATCATTTCACCCACGTAAATACTGGGTGAACAAATCGCCAGCGTAAAGTTATTTGCAGCATGATGCGGGTTGATGGCTTGCCCCAACTCCACTAGCGTGTCTTGCATAAGTTGCTTGCTGCCATTGAGTTTCCAATTGCCGATAATAATTTTTTCGCGCTTGTTCATATGACCTGGGTTCCTGTTACGACCATGCCGAAGGTTGACGATGTATGGATAGTTTTTGTTATTGAGTGGCGACCTGGAGTTTTCGGGCGCTGTGTTAGAGTCTACATCTGACCACAAAAGATTGAAAGTGATTAATTTTGCTTGCAAAAGATTGTCTTGTCGCTATGATTGGTCGCACTTACCCTGATATAGCCTGAATTACAGAATCATCACTATGAAAGCTGTCCTCGATATAGGTAAAACCAACGTTAAACTGCAGCTGGTGGACAGTTCCGATCAGCTTTGTGACAGCTATTCCCGTAGAAATATGCCGATAGAGACTGCGCCATACCCCCATGCCGATGTCGCGGGTATTTGGCACTGGCTGGAACAAACGTTGGTGAATTACCCGCGCGTTCACGAAATTAGTGCCCTGGTTGTGACAACCCACGGCGCTACGGCGGCACTGGTTAACAGCAAGCTTTCACTGGCAGATGGCTTAGCTCTTCCGGTATTGGATTATGAATATGCGGGCATCAATGATTGTGATTCGGCCTACCACTCGCTGCGCCCGGATTTTGCCGAAACTCTCTCGCCCGATTTGCCTGCAGGGTTGAATTTGGGGCGGCAGATTTTTTGGCTACAGCAGCAATTCCCCGGGCCATTTGCAACAGCGACACACTTATTGATGTACCCACAATATTGGGGCTGGCGCTTAACCGGCCAATTGGCAGGGGAGGTGACATCGCTTGGTTGCCATACGGATTTATGGGCACCGCGCGCGCATCACTATTCGTCGCTGGTAGAAAAATGCCATTGGCAGGGGTTGATGCCACCGCTGCAATCGGCTTGGGAAACCTTGGGCACTATCCGCCCTCTCGTTGCAGAGAGCATGGGCTTAAGGGCAGATTGCAAGGTCTATGTCGGCCTGCATGATAGTAATGCCAGCTACCTGCGTTATTTGTGTGCCAACCGCACCGAAGCGGCCAGTTTTACCGTGGTATCCACCGGTACCTGGACAATCCTGATGCAAGCTCGGGGCGACCTTAGCAGCTTGCATCGCCGTCGCGACACTCTGGCCAATTGTGATGTCTATGGTGACCCGATTGCCTGCGCCCGTTTTATGGGCGGGCGTGAATACGATGCAATTTGCCAGCGTTTGGGGGGGGATATCAAAACTCCGGTAACGCAGCAGGATATACAAGGTGCACTGGATAATCTGTGGATGGTCACGCCGGATTTTAGCAGTGGCAATGGCCCTTATGGCGGGCTTGAACCTAAGCTGCAGTGCCCGCTGCCCGCACCCTCTGCCGGTGCTATTGCTACTCTTTACTGTGCATTAATGATTGATCAGCGCCTGAATGATTTACAGGCCAGTGGTGCGATTTATATTGAAGGTGCGTTTCTTAAAAACCCGCTGCTGTGCCAGTTGGTGGCGCAGTTGCGCAGCGAGCAGCCGGTGTACTTATCTGCCGACGATACCGGTACTGTACAGGGCGCATTGTTACTGACCCGTATTGACGGTTCAGCGGCCGCTAGTCAATCACCCTCCGCTAATCTGGTGTTGGAGGCCTGCGCGCCTGCCCAATTCAACGGCCTGTGGGAATATCGCACCCATTGGTATGCACTAATTACCCAATAATCACCAATTTCCCCCGCAATCAATCAAATACTATGTTATTTGATTGATTATGATTGGTTATCTCAGTATCATCGCTTGACAGCTTATAACACTAGCTACTAAACAAATCGGTTCTGGGTATTCATCATCATTTTTCGGGGCAAGGCATATGCTGGAGAAGCAGCGTCAACAACTTATTTTGGATTTTTTGGAAGAGGCACAATTTGCCAGTGTCCGTGCCCTCTGTGATCAACTCAATTCCTCCGAGGCGACTATTCGCCGTGATTTAAATAAATTGGCCGCATCGGGAAAAATTAAAAAAATTCGCGGTGGTGCAGAAGTTATTCAATCCAAAGTAGTGCCCACGGCAAAAATATCCGGCAAATCCTTTTGGGTTGATAAAGAAAAAAATGTCGATACCAAACGCATGATTGCCAAGCGCGCGGTAGAGCTGTGTGAGGATGGCGAATCGGTCATTATCAATGGTGGTTCTTCTACCTTTATGATGGCGGAATTTTTGCAAGATCGCCGTATGAATATTCTCACTAATTCGTTTGTATTGGCACACGAATTGTTGGAGTCCAGCCAAAATCAAATTACCCTGCCGGGTGGTGAGGTTTATCGCAAGCAGAGTATTATTCTCAGCTCCTTTGAAAATGACACTACGCAAAATTACCACGGTAGCAAGATGTTTATGGGCTGCCCGGGCATTAGCGAAGTAGGGGTGATGGAGACTGATCCGCTGCTGATTTTGGCGGAGCAAAAATTACGTAAGCGTGCAGATAAATTAATTGTGCTCGCGGACAGCACCAAAATTGGTGTTAAAGGCAATTTAATTTTTAGCCCACTTTCGGGTGTGGATGTAGTGATTACCGATAGCAATGCAAACAAGGCTACGCTGGAGCATTTTGAGCGTCAGGGTATTCAGGTTATTGTGGTTGATGCCTGCGATTAATGCGCGACTTGTTGTGCTTGGGTTAAATTTTTTACTGCAGTTTTAATATTCTTGTAATGGGTTGTCAGGTTCATTGTGGCCTGACAATTTTTTTTAATTTCATTGCACGCCAATCTTCCCCTCCGCCGTTTGCCTTTTTTCTATCCAGTTTACCCTTCGCTATTTTCTCGCTGCTTTCTTTTTTCTTCCCTCTATACTTTGTTTCTGTGGTTGATGTGCCGTGTTGTTCCGGGTGATTTGCCTGGTATGAGTTGTGCCTATGTTGTGACGCCGGTTCCGATTTCCCCTGCTGTTATGTCAATGTGATCGAAATCAGACTTTGAGGATTAATTATGATTGAAAATGATTGTAAATGCTTCCGTATGTGGTTATATTGACTGCATTGTTAATTGCATAGCAACAAAGCAATCAGTTGTATCCACTATAAATCATAGGAATCATCCATGTCTTACCAGCCAGATGAATATAAACACGTCAATTACCTCTGGGATGATGCAGTTGCCGACAAGCTGGATCCGGTAGAAAACCTGGTGTATCGCTCCAATAAGTTGGGCGAAGACCAGCGCATCACCAATACCGGTGGTGGCAATACCTCGGCCAAATTGATTGAAAAAGACCCGCTCACTGGCGAGAAAGTAGAAGTGTTGTGGGTGAAGGGTTCCGGTGGCGATTTGCGCACCTCCAAAAAAGAAAATTTCTCTTCGTTGTACAGCGGCAAGTTGCAAGCGCTGGACAAGGTCTACCAAAACTATGCCGACAAGGGTTACAAATCTGCCGGTGAAGACCGCATGGTAGGAATGTTCACTCATTGCAATTTTTGTTTGAATCCGCGTGCGTCATCCATTGATACCCCGCTGCACTCCATGATTGCGGAAAAACACGTTGACCATTTGCACCCCAATGCGGTGATTTCGGTAGCCTCCTGTAAAGATCAGGAAAAACTTACCCAGGAAATTTGGGGCGGTAAGCTGGCCTATGTACCCTGGATGCGCCCTGGTTGGGAAGCAGCGAAAGTTTGTGAAGAAACCTACGCTAAAAATCCGGATATTTGGGGAATTTTGCTCGGTCAACACGGCCACACCAACTGGGCCTCCGAGAGCAAAACCTGTTACGACACCTCGCTCTGGGTGATTGAAACTGCCGCGCGTTATATCGAACAACACGATAAAGGCGCTAACACTTTTGGTGGTCAAAAGTACCAAAGCCTGAGCGATGCCGCGCGCACTGAATTACTGCGCGAGTTTTTGCCGGTAGCACGCGGTTTGATTTCTGAAAAAGTAAAATTTATCGGTACAGTGCAAACTGATGAAACCACCTTGCGTTTTGTTAACAGTGTGGATGCACCGCGCCTTGCTGAATTAGGCACTTCCTGTCCGGACCATTTCCTGCGCACTAAAATCAAACCGCTTTATGTTGAGTTTGATCCGCAGAACGACAGTTTGGAAACCTTGATCAGCCGCTTCAAAATCGGTTTGGAAAAATATCGCGCGGATTATGCGGCTTATTATGAAGCGTGCAAACGTGCTGATTCTCCGGCGATGCGCGACCCAAGCCCCACCGTCGTATTAATCCCCGGCGTGGGCATGATTGCCTGGGGCAAAAACAAATCCGAATCGCGCGTGACCGCTGAATTTTATAATTGCGCGATTGAAGTCATGCGCGGCGCAGAAGCGATTTCTGAATACACGGCACTGCCGGTGCAAGAAGCCTTTGATATTGAATACTGGGCGTTAGAAGAAGCGAAATTGCAGCGTATGCCCAAAGAGGCAAATCAAGCGCGCAATGTGGTGGTTGTGATTGGCGCGGGCGATGGTATTGGTAAAGCAGTTGCACACCGTGTTGCCAAAGAGGGCGCGCACGTCGTTTGTGCGGATTTACGTTTGGAAGCCGCCGAACAAACCGCTGCTGAACTCACCAAAATTTATGGCCAGGGTATCGGTGTGGCCGGTACGGGTATTTCCAGTTGCGGCCCCGCTATTGCGCTGGCAGTGGACATTACCAAACGCGAAACCGTACAGGAAATGTTTACCCAGGTAATTCTCGCTTACGGTGGTATTGATAATGTGATTGTTACCGCCGGTGTGTTTATCGCCGAAGGCGCCGACATGAATCAAAACGACAAGATTTTTGATTTGAGTTTTGGTGTGAATGTGAAGGGCGGTTATGTAGTGGCATCAGAGGCGCAAACTATTTGGGCCAAACAAAAATTGCCCGGCTCACTGGTATTAACCACCAGTGTGAATGCAGCGGTTTCCAAAAAAGGTTCACTCGCCTACGACACCAGCAAAGCAGCTGCTAACCACTTGGTGCGCGAGTTGGCCGTAACCCTCGCGCCGCTCGTGAATGTGAATGCGCTGGCACCAGCGACGGTAGTGCAGGGCAGCAATATGTTCCCGCGCGACCGGGTGATTTCATCGCTGGCAAAATACGATATTGCGTTTGATGAGAGTGAAAGTACTGAAGCGCTGCGCAGCAAATTGGCAGAGTTTTATGCCCAGCGCACACTCACCAAAAAACCAATCACCCCGGACGATCAAGCCGAAGCCGCTTTCCTGTTAATCTCCGGTCAACTCAGCAAAACCACCGGTCAGGTCATCAGTGTTGATGGTGGTTTGCACGAAGCCTTCTTACGTTAAGAGACAATAATCATGAGACGCATAGATTCAGCTGTATTACACGAGCAAAATGAAAAAGAATTTGCATTTCTGCAAACGGATTTTAATGCGCTGGGTGAAAAAATCAGTCGCGATGGTATCGATATAGAAGCCATCACCAAAGCGGCAGAAGCCTTTCAAATCGCTGTACCCTCCTGGGGAACTGGCACCGGCGGCACTCGCTTCGCTCGCTTTCCCGGTCAGGGCGAGCCGCGCAATATTTTTGAAAAAGTGGAAGACTGCGCGGTGATTAACGAATTATCCGGTTGTACCGACAGCATTTCGCCGCATTTTCCTTGGGATAAAGTGGATGATTTTGCGGAATTAAAACAACATGCCGATGCTTACGGTTTGAAATGGGTATCGGTTAATTCCAATACCTTTCAGGATCAACCCGGCCAAGCGATCTCTTATAAATACGGGAGCCTGAGCAACACTGAAAAAGCCTCGCGCGATTTAGCCATCCAACACAATCTGGATTGCATCCGCTACGGCCAACAACTCGGCGCTAAAAGTTTAACTGTGTGGGTGGGCGATGGCTCCAACCACCCAGGCCAGCAACATTTCCAGCGCGCGTTTGAGCGCTACCTGGCCAGTGCCGAACAAATTTATAAAGGCCTGCCAGCGGATTGGGAAATGCACCTTGAACACAAAATGTTTGAGCCAGCGTTTTACTCCACCGTGATTCAGGATTGGGGCAGCAGCATTCTGGCTGCCATGCACTTGGGGCCAAAATGTAAATCGCTGGTGGATTTGGGGCACCATGCGCCCAATACCAATATTGAAATGATTGTGGCGCGTTTGATCCAATTTAAAAAATTGGGCGGCTTTCATTTTAACGACAGTAAATACGGCGATGACGATTTGGATTCAGGTTCATTGCAGCCCTACCAACAATTCCTGATTTTTAATGAATTGGTGGACGCTGAGCATCGCAAAGAATCCGAATTTAATCCGGCTTATATGCTCGATCAATCGCATAATGTAACCGACCCAATTGAAAGTTTGGTGACCTCGGCGATTGAAGTGCAACGCTCTTATATCAAAGCATTGTTGGTGAACCGCGAAGCGCTTTACGGCTATCAGGACGCTAACGATGCGATCATGGCCTCGGGCGAATTAAAACGCGCCTTTAACTTTGATGTGGCGCCTATCCTTGCGATGGCGCGCTATCGTAAAGGGGCAGCGATTAATCCACTCAAAACCTACCGTGCGGCTAACTACCGCAATGCGATGGCGCCGGTTCGTCCGCGCGATCCTAAAGCGACTGGCTCGGGTATTATCTAAGCCATTAGCTGATACAAAAAAAAGAGCGCCAATGCGGCGCTCTTTTTGTTTGTGGGTTAGCGTGCTTATTGGCTAAGCAGATCAGGGTTTGCCGATATGCAAAACAATTTTTCCATCGGCGCGGCCGGATTCACTTAGTGCATGGGCTTTTACAATATCTTCCAGTGCAAACTCGGCGGCAATAATCGGGCGAATTTTTCCGGCGTCAACCAGCGCTGCCAATTCTGTTAAAACCGCGGCGTCGGGTTGAATAAATACAAATGCGCCGCGTGCGGAATGTGCTGCTGCTTTTTCTGCTGCGGGCGGGCTCACTACTGAAACTAAAATGCCACCTTCTTTGAGTGAAGCCCAGGATTTTTCCTGCACTTCGCCGCCAATAGTGTCAAACACTATGTCCATGCCGTGGACCACATGGTCGAATTCCTGGGTGCGATAATCGATAACCTGATCGGCGCCAAGGGATTTCACTAGCGGAATATTTTTTGTGGAAGTAGTGGCTACCACATGAGCGCCAAATGCCTTGGCCAGTTGCACTGCCAGTGAGCCTACACCGCCGGAACCCGCGTGAATGAGTACGCGGTCGCCAGCTTTGATGGCTGCCGTTTTAACTAATACATCCCATGCGGTAATACCGGCCAGTGGCAGTGAGGCGGCACTTGCATGAGTAATGGTTTTAGGTTTGAGTGCGACTTCATTTTCATCAATCGCAATAAATTCGGCATAACCACCATCGCGTAAAATATTGGGGCGTGAATAAACCGCGTCACCCGGTTTAAATTTTGTAACACCACTACCCACGGCCTCTATCACACCTGAAATATCCCACCCCAAAATAAGCGGAAATGAGTAGGGCAGCATGTCTTTCAAGTAACCGGCGCGAATTTTCCAATCCACCGGATTTATTGCACTGGCTACTACGCGTACCAGTACATCCTTTTCTCCTGGTTGCGGCATGGGCGCATCTTCCAGTGTTAATACCTCTTGCCCGCCATAGGCATGAATTCTGACTGCTTTCATCGCATGTGCCTCTTTAATCCTGATGTTTACTACTGTCTGACCATAGCCGTTCAGTGAGTTATATCAAGGGGAATCATTATTTTGTAGTGGAGAGTTGGTGCGCTGGTCATGTTTCGACTAAGCCCATTCATTTTTTGATCTTATGTGATCGAAAAACTACTTTTTGTTGTTGTTTGTGATTGAAATTAATTGAAAAAGAATTAATATGATCGTATTGCAACAGGAGTAATGAACAAAATCATGATTAGCTTGCGAAAACTTGTCCAACCCGGTGTTGTTACTGGTAGTGATTTACAAACGGTCTATGCCGATGCCAAGGCAAATAACTACGCCATACCCGCCGTAAATGTCATTGGTACCAATTCCATCAATGCTGCACTCGAAGCGGCACGCAATGTGGGTTCGCCGGTTATTATTCAGTTGTCTCACGGTGGCGCTACGTTTTTTGCCGGTAAGGGGCTCAAGCTCTCCGGGCAAGATACGGCGGTGTTGGGGGCAGTCGCGGCAGCAAAGTATGTGCATGAGGTGGCGGCTTACTATGAAGTGCCAGTGGTGTTGCATACCGATCATGCAGCCAAAAAATTATTACCCTGGATTGATGGATTGTTAGTCGCGGGTAAACGCCATCTCGAACAGACTGGCAAACCTTTATTCAGCTCACACATGATTGACTTGTCGGAAGAGTCTCTCATTGAAAATATTGCCATTAGTGCACGCTATCTGGAAAAAATGGCGCCCATGGGTATGGGGCTGGAAATTGAATTGGGTTGTACCGGTGGCGAAGAAGATGGTGTTGATAATAGCCACATGGATAAATCGGCGCTTTACACTCAGCCAGCGGATGTGGCTTACGCCTATCAGCAACTGGCATCCATCAGTAAAAAATTTACCATCGCCGCTTCCTTTGGCAATGTACACGGTGTTTATAACCCCGGTAATGTGCAATT
Coding sequences within it:
- a CDS encoding glycosyl hydrolase 115 family protein produces the protein MLYKRLLLSIGLLYFLLVAITAQAQAQTKFNWVDSRAHSGDFPLVAKKKPAPIVVAAEDFKVVEIAAQDLAQDINRVTGHKPLIVSTNQNALQDLKTPAVFIGTLGRSPFIDNLAATGKLDVSELRGKWESFLITVVEQPHAGMKRALVIVGSDRRGTAYGVYELSQAIGVSPWYWWADVVPEKKPALYVSAGMRQFGPPSVKYRGIFINDEGWGIHQWAAKTFEPENGVIGPKTYEKMFELMLRLKANTLWPAMHPVTKPFNDFPQHAQLADDYAIVMGSSHAEPMLRNNVGEWKLPQEHYNYLSHRTQVQGYWEARMQTNGKFENIYTMGMRGIHDSYMQGPRNDAERIELLQKIFTDQRTLIKKYTQQPVEQVPQMFCAYKEVLGLYRQGLHVPDDITIVWPDDNFGYMRNFSNAEERNRAGGFGVYYHLSYLGAPMAYLWLNTTPPALIWQEMHKSYAMGADRIWIANVGDLKPAEIGTELFLQMAWDINRWQLHNQQDFLRTWAAREFGDKYATEIAGLMRDYYQLNYQRKPEHLQWWLPRSSPRLSDLNATERSERIEAFQQLRLRTEQLRKKISDAKQYAFFQLVSYPINGSALANIRFLQGERGNKTAALAADAQLNEETALWSNWLVDGKWKHFMAVEPASSEWDKYRIAPWEMPKAPPHHTANTESVTSAKTQKPRYSFALEAENFSRKLDRSGTGWQVVAGLGRTGKGAVALYPVTAPASNIDKLPQQAPRLEYDVNFPKTGTVTLHFYLIPTHPLSGNKLRFAVALNNRPAQLVELDVNDGSTEWAQGVLNATRVVSGNMEVTTASQTGTQTLQVYAVDAGVVLDKIVVDIDGLPASYLGLPEE
- a CDS encoding triose-phosphate isomerase family protein; the protein is MNKREKIIIGNWKLNGSKQLMQDTLVELGQAINPHHAANNFTLAICSPSIYVGEMIQLAMQISNKLLIGCKNINTDPHTFTGELSAHTAKAMGCKLCLVGHAERRTALNEGNYSYHIKVKQLLAAGVSPALCIGETLEEKLAGKTYTVLHQQITQALAGITLGDNTPLYIVYEPAYAISSSQALTPVFAQAVHADIRRLLSDILGATQANKIAIIYGGSVNHDNALNLIAQPDVDGLLIGCANSNLQHFRAICNKVFSLAPVFNYATERKDYENYMDAS
- a CDS encoding FGGY-family carbohydrate kinase, producing the protein MKAVLDIGKTNVKLQLVDSSDQLCDSYSRRNMPIETAPYPHADVAGIWHWLEQTLVNYPRVHEISALVVTTHGATAALVNSKLSLADGLALPVLDYEYAGINDCDSAYHSLRPDFAETLSPDLPAGLNLGRQIFWLQQQFPGPFATATHLLMYPQYWGWRLTGQLAGEVTSLGCHTDLWAPRAHHYSSLVEKCHWQGLMPPLQSAWETLGTIRPLVAESMGLRADCKVYVGLHDSNASYLRYLCANRTEAASFTVVSTGTWTILMQARGDLSSLHRRRDTLANCDVYGDPIACARFMGGREYDAICQRLGGDIKTPVTQQDIQGALDNLWMVTPDFSSGNGPYGGLEPKLQCPLPAPSAGAIATLYCALMIDQRLNDLQASGAIYIEGAFLKNPLLCQLVAQLRSEQPVYLSADDTGTVQGALLLTRIDGSAAASQSPSANLVLEACAPAQFNGLWEYRTHWYALITQ
- a CDS encoding DeoR/GlpR family DNA-binding transcription regulator encodes the protein MLEKQRQQLILDFLEEAQFASVRALCDQLNSSEATIRRDLNKLAASGKIKKIRGGAEVIQSKVVPTAKISGKSFWVDKEKNVDTKRMIAKRAVELCEDGESVIINGGSSTFMMAEFLQDRRMNILTNSFVLAHELLESSQNQITLPGGEVYRKQSIILSSFENDTTQNYHGSKMFMGCPGISEVGVMETDPLLILAEQKLRKRADKLIVLADSTKIGVKGNLIFSPLSGVDVVITDSNANKATLEHFERQGIQVIVVDACD
- a CDS encoding bifunctional rhamnulose-1-phosphate aldolase/short-chain dehydrogenase; protein product: MSYQPDEYKHVNYLWDDAVADKLDPVENLVYRSNKLGEDQRITNTGGGNTSAKLIEKDPLTGEKVEVLWVKGSGGDLRTSKKENFSSLYSGKLQALDKVYQNYADKGYKSAGEDRMVGMFTHCNFCLNPRASSIDTPLHSMIAEKHVDHLHPNAVISVASCKDQEKLTQEIWGGKLAYVPWMRPGWEAAKVCEETYAKNPDIWGILLGQHGHTNWASESKTCYDTSLWVIETAARYIEQHDKGANTFGGQKYQSLSDAARTELLREFLPVARGLISEKVKFIGTVQTDETTLRFVNSVDAPRLAELGTSCPDHFLRTKIKPLYVEFDPQNDSLETLISRFKIGLEKYRADYAAYYEACKRADSPAMRDPSPTVVLIPGVGMIAWGKNKSESRVTAEFYNCAIEVMRGAEAISEYTALPVQEAFDIEYWALEEAKLQRMPKEANQARNVVVVIGAGDGIGKAVAHRVAKEGAHVVCADLRLEAAEQTAAELTKIYGQGIGVAGTGISSCGPAIALAVDITKRETVQEMFTQVILAYGGIDNVIVTAGVFIAEGADMNQNDKIFDLSFGVNVKGGYVVASEAQTIWAKQKLPGSLVLTTSVNAAVSKKGSLAYDTSKAAANHLVRELAVTLAPLVNVNALAPATVVQGSNMFPRDRVISSLAKYDIAFDESESTEALRSKLAEFYAQRTLTKKPITPDDQAEAAFLLISGQLSKTTGQVISVDGGLHEAFLR
- the rhaI gene encoding L-rhamnose catabolism isomerase, with the protein product MRRIDSAVLHEQNEKEFAFLQTDFNALGEKISRDGIDIEAITKAAEAFQIAVPSWGTGTGGTRFARFPGQGEPRNIFEKVEDCAVINELSGCTDSISPHFPWDKVDDFAELKQHADAYGLKWVSVNSNTFQDQPGQAISYKYGSLSNTEKASRDLAIQHNLDCIRYGQQLGAKSLTVWVGDGSNHPGQQHFQRAFERYLASAEQIYKGLPADWEMHLEHKMFEPAFYSTVIQDWGSSILAAMHLGPKCKSLVDLGHHAPNTNIEMIVARLIQFKKLGGFHFNDSKYGDDDLDSGSLQPYQQFLIFNELVDAEHRKESEFNPAYMLDQSHNVTDPIESLVTSAIEVQRSYIKALLVNREALYGYQDANDAIMASGELKRAFNFDVAPILAMARYRKGAAINPLKTYRAANYRNAMAPVRPRDPKATGSGII